The genomic window AAGTTGATCGACAATGATTTTCTTGACTTGTGCAAAGATTTCTGCCTGGCTCATATATAAAAATTCCTTAACCAACTGCGATAGTCTGCTCTTTATGGGAGACATGGCTTTGAGCATATACATCTTATCGGAAAGCGCGATCGCCCGTATACGTCCTTGTCCAAAATAGGAATAGAGTGATGTCAGTGCTGAGTGCTGAGTGCTGAGTGCTGAGTGCTGAGTCCTGAGTTGTGAGTCCTGAGTTGTGAGTCAGGAGTTACGAGTCAGGAGTTACGAGTCAGGAGTTACGAGTCAGGAGTTACGAGTCAGGAGTGAGATTCCCCACTCAGCACCGGCTAAACGCCGCGCTACCGCTAACATTACTCACAACTCATAACTTTTTTTAATACTGCTTGTTATCAATTCTGACTCAATTTTTGGCGAATCTCTAAAAAAAATACATTCCCTCCTCAGTATCTCTGGTGAGAGGTGATAAAACAGTTATCATCGGGGCAGTTGCCCTAAACCAAACTTATTTTTATGCTATCTCAGACACTAAAATATGCTTACTTTCCTGGTTGTGTAGCTCAAGGTGCTTGCGGGGAATTATACCAGTCAACTCAAGCCCTGACTCAAGCATTGGGTATTGAACTGATTGAACTAAAAAAAGCTGCTTGTTGCGGTTCAGGGACATTTAAGGAAGATTCGCAACTTTTAGAAGATACCGTTAATGCCAGAAACATCGCCCTAGCAGAAGCCTTAAATTTACCCCTACTGACTCATTGCAGTACCTGTCAGGGTGTAATTGGTCATGTTAACGAACGCTTGCAAGATTTTCAAAGCAGTAACCCTGATTATGTCAAGCAAGTCAATGGCTTGTTAAACAAAGAAGGCTGTCTACCTTATCGCGGTAAAACAGAAGTTAAACATATCCTCTATGCGCTAGTCAGAGATTATGGTTTAGAGGAAATTAGCAATCGTGTCACCCGTAAGTTATCTGGGTTAAAGTGTGCCGCTTTTTATGGCTGTTATCTCCTCCGCGCCCAAAAGCCTATGCCCGA from Nostoc sp. UHCC 0870 includes these protein-coding regions:
- a CDS encoding CoB--CoM heterodisulfide reductase iron-sulfur subunit B family protein, whose amino-acid sequence is MLSQTLKYAYFPGCVAQGACGELYQSTQALTQALGIELIELKKAACCGSGTFKEDSQLLEDTVNARNIALAEALNLPLLTHCSTCQGVIGHVNERLQDFQSSNPDYVKQVNGLLNKEGCLPYRGKTEVKHILYALVRDYGLEEISNRVTRKLSGLKCAAFYGCYLLRAQKPMPDEDPYNPEAMENVFRAVGATPIYYRGRTQCCGWPLSSYATTQSFQMAGMHIQDALTAGADCLVTPCPLCHLNLDSRQPEVEKVIGQKLGLPVLHLPQLIALALGVSPKELGLERHIVSTKPVLEKLGF